In Spirochaetales bacterium, one genomic interval encodes:
- a CDS encoding B12-binding domain-containing radical SAM protein, which produces MTIELVSILPNPMVISFVYPILSMPMVAALTPENISVNITEVRNEKDIQVKDIDLVGISALTYNADIAYKIADMYREKGIKVVLGGIHVSTLPDEALMHCDAVVIGEAEKVWTTIIEDIQKGTLKDTYKADELADLSILPETRLDLMDKKNHMTLGVIHATRGCPFNCYFCCVTEYFGRKYRFRPVDTIVEEIQNLKSKGLAGWGKFIIFNDDNIAGNRKYAKELFTALKELNIKWSAQTNLFIAEDDELLDLASKSGCIDLFIGIESINDENLTKIGKTMNKLQKYEDDIKKIKSKGITVTGAFILGLDYDDESSFERTIRFIEKNDIDIPVISVLTPFPGTRLYKELENDNRIIDRDWSKYDLNHVVFKPKLMSPEVLDRKYNECYRIIRNRIKAGLDKKVKYIQE; this is translated from the coding sequence ATGACAATCGAACTGGTATCGATACTGCCGAATCCAATGGTAATATCGTTCGTTTACCCTATCTTAAGTATGCCGATGGTAGCAGCCCTCACGCCTGAGAACATCAGTGTAAACATCACCGAAGTAAGAAACGAGAAAGACATACAGGTCAAGGATATCGATCTAGTCGGTATCAGTGCACTGACCTATAACGCCGATATCGCATATAAAATCGCGGATATGTACAGAGAAAAGGGGATAAAGGTGGTCTTGGGCGGTATTCACGTTTCCACATTACCGGATGAAGCACTTATGCATTGCGATGCCGTTGTCATCGGAGAAGCGGAAAAAGTATGGACGACAATAATCGAAGATATTCAAAAAGGCACTCTTAAAGATACTTATAAAGCGGATGAACTTGCCGATCTGAGTATATTGCCGGAAACCCGTCTGGACCTCATGGATAAAAAAAATCATATGACATTGGGAGTTATACATGCGACAAGGGGCTGTCCGTTTAACTGTTATTTCTGCTGTGTCACCGAATATTTCGGCAGAAAATACAGATTCCGACCGGTTGATACTATCGTTGAAGAAATACAAAATTTAAAATCAAAGGGACTGGCAGGATGGGGGAAATTCATCATATTCAATGACGACAATATCGCAGGCAACAGAAAATATGCGAAGGAACTTTTTACAGCCCTGAAAGAGCTTAATATAAAATGGTCCGCACAAACAAACCTTTTTATTGCTGAAGACGATGAATTGCTGGATCTCGCAAGTAAAAGCGGATGCATCGATCTGTTTATAGGAATCGAATCGATCAATGATGAAAACCTCACGAAAATCGGCAAGACAATGAATAAACTTCAGAAATATGAAGATGATATTAAAAAAATCAAAAGCAAAGGCATAACCGTAACCGGGGCGTTTATCCTTGGGCTTGATTATGATGACGAAAGTTCTTTTGAAAGAACTATCCGGTTTATAGAAAAAAACGATATCGATATTCCGGTAATCAGTGTTTTAACGCCATTCCCCGGCACGAGACTCTATAAGGAACTGGAAAACGACAATCGAATCATCGACAGGGACTGGTCAAAATACGATCTTAACCATGTCGTATTCAAACCAAAATTAATGTCGCCTGAAGTACTTGACAGGAAATATAATGAATGCTACCGGATTATTCGAAACAGAATAAAAGCGGGATTGGATAAAAAAGTAAAATATATTCAGGAATAA